Proteins encoded in a region of the Pirellulales bacterium genome:
- a CDS encoding antibiotic biosynthesis monooxygenase, translated as MNQLSRFVSLHPYFKVPPDKMPHLKAILPEFAAKTRDETGNLFYEFTINGDEVFCREGYVNAEALLAHLENVDAMLAQALTMADLIRIEVHGPAAELAKLKEPLAHLKPAWFELHS; from the coding sequence ATGAATCAACTTTCGAGATTCGTCAGTTTGCATCCCTACTTTAAGGTGCCTCCGGATAAGATGCCGCATTTGAAGGCGATTCTGCCGGAGTTTGCGGCCAAAACACGGGACGAAACGGGTAATCTTTTCTATGAGTTCACGATCAACGGCGACGAAGTATTCTGCCGCGAAGGCTACGTCAACGCTGAAGCGCTGCTGGCACACTTGGAAAACGTGGATGCGATGCTGGCTCAGGCGCTGACGATGGCCGACTTGATTCGCATCGAAGTTCACGGACCAGCCGCAGAGCTCGCGAAACTAAAAGAGCCGCTGGCCCATCTGAAACCCGCCTGGTTCGAATTGCACAGCTGA